From a single Deltaproteobacteria bacterium PRO3 genomic region:
- a CDS encoding DNA-directed RNA polymerase subunit beta: MSSSHVPTGILRKDFSKIHKIVELPNLIEIQKLSYDKYLQADVAPESRADTGLQGVFKSVFPIRDFNQTASLEFVSYRFERPAYEVNECRERGMTFSAPLKVTVRLVVWDVSDDAGGRSIRDVKEQEVYFGEIPLMTDTGTFIINGTERVVVSQLHRSPGVFFEHDKGKTHSSGKLLYSARIIPNRGSWLDFEFDPKDIVYVRIDRRRKLPVTVLIRALGLNTEQMLNYFYKTETFTYEGKNLFKTVEPEILTMQRAAKDIKHPKTGEVLVKKGRKFNQSAIEKLQKAKVNEIPVELEEVVGRPAAHDIVDKATGEVVLECNQILTEEKLEEIKKRKIAEIPLLFIDNFNVGPYIRNTLLIDKVPTTEEAITEIYRRLRPGDPATIETATAFFENLFFNPERYDLSKVGRLKINHKFGYDVPLEITTLRKEDILDTIKYLVNLKDGFGQVDDIDHLGNRRVRAVGELLENQYRIGLVRMERAIKERMSLQEIETLMPHDLINPKPVSAVVKEFFGSSQLSQFMDQTNPLSEVTHKRRLSALGPGGLTRERAGFEVRDVHATHYGRICPIETPEGPNI, translated from the coding sequence ATGAGTTCTTCTCATGTTCCCACCGGGATTTTGCGCAAGGATTTTTCCAAGATCCACAAGATCGTCGAGCTGCCCAACCTGATCGAGATCCAGAAGCTCAGTTACGATAAATACCTCCAGGCCGACGTGGCCCCCGAATCCCGAGCCGACACCGGCCTCCAGGGCGTCTTCAAGAGCGTTTTTCCGATCCGCGATTTCAACCAGACCGCCAGCCTCGAGTTCGTTTCCTACCGCTTCGAGCGCCCGGCCTACGAGGTCAACGAGTGCCGCGAGCGCGGCATGACCTTTTCCGCCCCGCTCAAGGTGACCGTGCGCCTGGTCGTCTGGGACGTCAGCGACGACGCCGGCGGCCGCTCGATCCGCGACGTCAAGGAGCAGGAGGTCTACTTCGGCGAGATCCCGCTGATGACCGACACCGGTACCTTCATCATCAACGGCACCGAGCGCGTCGTCGTCTCCCAGCTGCACCGCTCGCCCGGCGTGTTCTTCGAGCACGACAAGGGCAAGACCCACAGCTCGGGCAAGCTGCTGTATTCCGCCCGCATCATCCCCAACCGCGGCTCCTGGCTGGACTTCGAGTTCGACCCCAAGGACATCGTCTACGTGCGCATCGACCGCCGGCGCAAGCTGCCGGTCACCGTCCTGATCCGCGCCCTCGGCCTCAACACCGAGCAGATGCTGAATTACTTCTACAAGACCGAGACCTTCACCTACGAGGGCAAGAACCTCTTCAAGACCGTCGAGCCCGAGATCCTCACCATGCAGCGCGCGGCGAAGGACATCAAGCATCCCAAGACCGGCGAGGTCCTGGTGAAGAAGGGCCGCAAGTTCAACCAATCGGCCATCGAGAAGCTGCAGAAGGCCAAGGTCAACGAGATCCCCGTCGAGCTCGAAGAGGTGGTCGGCCGTCCCGCCGCCCACGACATCGTCGACAAGGCGACCGGCGAGGTCGTCCTCGAGTGCAACCAGATCCTCACCGAGGAGAAGCTCGAGGAGATCAAGAAGCGCAAGATCGCCGAAATTCCGCTGCTCTTCATCGACAATTTCAACGTGGGTCCCTACATCCGCAACACCCTGTTGATCGACAAGGTGCCCACGACCGAGGAGGCCATCACCGAGATCTACCGACGGCTCCGTCCGGGCGACCCGGCCACCATCGAGACGGCCACGGCCTTCTTCGAAAATCTTTTCTTCAACCCCGAGCGCTACGATCTCTCCAAGGTCGGCCGCCTGAAGATCAACCACAAGTTCGGCTACGACGTTCCGCTCGAGATCACGACCCTGCGCAAAGAGGACATCCTCGACACCATCAAGTACCTGGTCAACCTGAAGGACGGCTTCGGGCAGGTCGACGACATCGACCACCTCGGCAACCGCCGCGTCCGCGCCGTCGGCGAGCTCCTCGAAAACCAATACCGCATCGGCCTGGTCCGCATGGAGCGGGCGATCAAAGAGCGTATGAGCCTCCAGGAGATCGAGACCCTCATGCCGCACGACCTGATCAACCCCAAGCCGGTTTCGGCGGTGGTGAAAGAGTTCTTCGGCTCCAGCCAGCTCTCGCAGTTCATGGACCAGACCAACCCGCTCTCCGAGGTCACGCACAAGCGA
- a CDS encoding 50S ribosomal protein L7/L12: protein MAIVKAEDILETIENMTLLQVADLVKAFEEKFGVSAAAPVAVVAGGAAGGGAAAAEEKTEFTVVLASSGDNKINVIKEIRTITGLGLKEAKDLVEGAPKTVKEGVNKEDAAKIKDQLEKAGAKVEIK from the coding sequence ATGGCTATCGTGAAAGCTGAAGACATCCTGGAAACGATCGAAAACATGACCCTTCTTCAGGTCGCCGACCTGGTGAAGGCCTTCGAAGAGAAGTTCGGCGTCTCCGCCGCCGCCCCCGTGGCGGTCGTGGCGGGCGGCGCGGCCGGCGGCGGCGCCGCTGCGGCCGAGGAGAAGACCGAGTTCACGGTCGTCCTCGCGAGCTCCGGCGACAACAAGATCAACGTCATCAAGGAGATCCGCACCATCACCGGTCTGGGCCTCAAAGAGGCGAAGGATCTGGTCGAAGGCGCTCCGAAGACCGTGAAAGAAGGCGTGAACAAGGAAGACGCGGCCAAGATCAAGGACCAGCTCGAGAAGGCCGGCGCCAAAGTCGAAATCAAGTAG
- a CDS encoding 50S ribosomal protein L10 has translation MNREQKAQAVESLKERFQRTSVTLLAEYQGLTVSEMTKLRQELRKNDAELKVLKNTLAGLAIKGTDMEPLTKLFVGPTAVVTSAKDPVAPAKVLVKFAKEFEKAKIKGGFLSGKVMDAAQIETLSKLPSREELLAKLLGSMNAPAQNLVNVMSAMPRKLVTVLAAIRDKKSA, from the coding sequence ATGAATCGAGAGCAGAAGGCACAGGCCGTGGAATCGCTCAAGGAGCGCTTCCAAAGGACCTCGGTGACCCTTCTTGCGGAATATCAAGGCCTCACGGTCAGCGAAATGACCAAGCTCCGCCAGGAGCTTCGCAAAAACGACGCCGAGCTCAAGGTATTGAAAAACACCTTGGCCGGTCTCGCCATCAAGGGCACCGACATGGAGCCCCTGACGAAGCTCTTCGTCGGCCCCACGGCCGTCGTGACGAGCGCGAAGGATCCCGTCGCTCCGGCGAAGGTCCTGGTCAAGTTCGCGAAGGAGTTCGAGAAGGCCAAGATCAAGGGAGGCTTCCTGTCCGGAAAGGTCATGGACGCCGCCCAGATCGAGACCTTGTCCAAACTGCCTTCCCGCGAGGAGTTGCTCGCCAAGCTGCTCGGGTCGATGAACGCCCCGGCGCAGAACCTGGTGAACGTCATGAGCGCGATGCCGCGAAAGCTGGTGACCGTGCTCGCGGCGATCCGCGACAAGAAATCCGCATAA
- a CDS encoding 50S ribosomal protein L1, whose protein sequence is MAGKKYKNAATKVDPDKKYTLDEAVGLLTQLKSATFDETVEVALRLGIDAKQTDQMVRGAVALPHGLGKTVRVIAFAKGGKEKEALEAGADAAGSDELIEKVQGGWMDFDKVVATPDMMASVSKLGKVLGPRGLMPNPKVGTVSMDIGKAVRDLKAGKVEFRNEKAGIVHAPVGKLSFGPEKIKANVLSLIEGVVKAKPSSSKGTFLRGVAISATMSPGIRIDPSTVGVG, encoded by the coding sequence ATGGCAGGAAAGAAATACAAAAACGCCGCCACGAAAGTGGACCCGGACAAGAAGTACACCCTGGACGAGGCCGTCGGCCTCCTGACCCAGTTGAAGTCGGCCACGTTCGACGAGACCGTCGAAGTGGCCCTGCGACTGGGCATCGACGCCAAGCAGACCGACCAGATGGTCCGCGGCGCGGTGGCGCTGCCGCACGGCTTGGGCAAGACGGTGCGGGTCATCGCCTTCGCCAAGGGCGGCAAGGAGAAAGAGGCCCTCGAGGCCGGCGCCGACGCGGCGGGTTCCGACGAGCTGATCGAGAAGGTCCAAGGCGGCTGGATGGACTTTGATAAAGTGGTTGCCACGCCTGATATGATGGCTTCGGTCAGCAAGTTGGGCAAGGTGTTGGGTCCGCGGGGTTTAATGCCCAATCCCAAGGTCGGCACGGTCAGCATGGACATCGGCAAGGCGGTCCGGGACCTCAAGGCCGGCAAGGTCGAGTTCCGCAACGAGAAGGCGGGCATCGTCCACGCGCCGGTCGGCAAGCTGTCCTTCGGTCCCGAAAAGATTAAAGCCAACGTCCTCTCCCTCATCGAAGGCGTGGTGAAGGCAAAGCCCAGCTCGAGCAAGGGCACCTTCCTCCGCGGCGTCGCCATCTCGGCGACGATGAGCCCGGGGATTCGGATCGACCCGAGCACCGTCGGGGTCGGCTGA
- the rplK gene encoding 50S ribosomal protein L11, translating into MAKKVQAYIKLQCPAGQANPAPPVGPALGQHGVNIMEFCKQFNARTQKDAGLIIPVVITVYQDRSFTFITKTPPASILLLKAAKVPKGSGTPNKTKVGTVTKAQVEEIAKLKLPDLDVRDLAAAVRTVEGTARSMGIEVK; encoded by the coding sequence ATGGCAAAGAAAGTCCAAGCGTACATCAAGCTGCAATGCCCGGCCGGCCAGGCCAACCCGGCCCCGCCTGTCGGCCCTGCGCTGGGTCAGCACGGCGTCAACATCATGGAGTTCTGCAAGCAGTTCAACGCGCGAACCCAAAAAGACGCGGGCCTGATCATCCCCGTGGTGATCACCGTCTATCAGGACCGTTCCTTCACCTTCATCACCAAGACCCCTCCGGCGAGCATCCTGCTGCTGAAGGCGGCGAAGGTTCCGAAGGGCTCCGGTACGCCCAACAAGACCAAGGTGGGCACCGTGACCAAGGCGCAGGTGGAAGAGATCGCCAAGCTGAAATTGCCCGACCTCGACGTCCGCGACTTGGCCGCCGCGGTCCGCACGGTCGAGGGAACCGCCCGCAGCATGGGCATCGAAGTGAAGTAA
- the nusG gene encoding transcription termination/antitermination factor NusG: MAHHWYVVHTYSGFEQKAKLALEERVRALGKGEYVSEILVPSENVVEMKKGVKKTTSRKFFPGYIMVKMELNEDTWHLIKNTPKITGFVGNSTNPPIVPEEEVRRITQQIDEGTLRPKPKVSFEKGENVRVVDGPFATFNGMVEEVNPEKGKLKVLVSIFGRSTPIELDFMQVEKT; the protein is encoded by the coding sequence ATGGCCCATCATTGGTACGTCGTTCATACCTATTCGGGATTCGAGCAGAAGGCCAAGCTGGCCCTCGAGGAGCGCGTGCGCGCCCTGGGCAAGGGCGAATACGTCTCGGAGATCCTCGTCCCCTCCGAAAACGTGGTCGAGATGAAGAAGGGTGTCAAGAAGACGACCTCGCGGAAGTTCTTCCCCGGCTACATCATGGTGAAGATGGAGCTCAACGAGGACACCTGGCATCTGATCAAGAACACGCCCAAGATCACCGGTTTCGTCGGCAACAGCACAAACCCGCCGATCGTTCCCGAAGAGGAAGTTCGGCGCATCACCCAGCAGATCGACGAGGGCACGCTGCGGCCCAAGCCGAAGGTGAGCTTCGAGAAGGGCGAGAACGTGCGCGTGGTCGACGGTCCCTTCGCCACCTTCAACGGCATGGTCGAAGAGGTGAATCCGGAAAAGGGCAAGTTAAAGGTATTGGTCAGCATCTTCGGCCGCTCCACGCCGATCGAGCTCGACTTCATGCAGGTGGAGAAGACCTAA
- the secE gene encoding preprotein translocase subunit SecE codes for MDRYKKYIDLGLGLAAVAVGFLLYQFLLQIWDLFRLPLMENLPLSLPALVALVVALGLFLFFRSNAKSYNFLGEVATELSKVTWPTRQETVASTGVIIVMVGIASLIMFGFDALWGTLTARLLTL; via the coding sequence ATGGATCGCTATAAAAAATACATCGATTTGGGATTGGGCTTGGCGGCGGTGGCCGTGGGCTTCCTCCTGTATCAATTCCTGCTGCAGATCTGGGACCTGTTTCGCCTGCCGCTGATGGAAAACCTGCCCTTGAGCCTGCCGGCCCTCGTTGCGCTGGTCGTGGCTTTGGGGCTCTTCCTGTTTTTCCGCAGCAATGCGAAGAGCTACAACTTCCTGGGAGAGGTCGCCACCGAGCTGTCCAAGGTCACCTGGCCCACGCGGCAGGAGACGGTCGCCTCGACCGGCGTGATCATCGTGATGGTGGGCATCGCCTCCCTGATCATGTTCGGCTTCGACGCCCTCTGGGGAACGCTGACGGCGAGGCTGTTGACCCTGTAA
- the rpmG gene encoding 50S ribosomal protein L33: MRSIIQMECTVCKNRNYSTKKNKTKTPDRLERSKFCRTCRKHTPHKETK, from the coding sequence ATGCGCAGCATCATTCAAATGGAGTGTACGGTTTGCAAGAACCGCAACTACTCCACCAAAAAGAACAAGACCAAGACCCCGGATCGCCTTGAGCGGAGCAAGTTTTGCCGCACCTGCCGCAAACACACCCCGCACAAGGAGACGAAGTAA
- the tuf gene encoding elongation factor Tu: MSKAKFERTKPHVNVGTIGHVDHGKTTLTAAITKVLASKGKAQFLAYDQIDKAPEERERGITIATAHVEYETDKRHYAHVDCPGHADYVKNMITGAAQMDGAILVVSAADGPMPQTREHILLARQVGVPYIVVFMNKCDMVDDKELLDLVELEVRELLSKYKFPGDKTPIIKGSALKALEGDTGELGEQAIMKLMDAIDEYIPEPQRPVDKPFLMPIEDVFSISGRGTVVTGRIERGIVKVGEEIEIVGFKPTQKTVITGVEMFRKLLDEGRAGDNIGALLRGTKKEEVERGQVLAKPGSITPHKKFKAEVYVLSKEEGGRHTPFFKGYRPQFYVRTTDVTGIVELPAGVEMVMPGDNVAITVELITPVAAITVELITPVALEKEMRFAIREGGRTVGAGVVTEIIE, translated from the coding sequence ATGTCAAAAGCTAAATTTGAGCGAACGAAGCCGCACGTGAACGTAGGGACGATCGGGCACGTGGACCACGGGAAGACGACGTTGACGGCGGCGATCACGAAGGTTTTGGCGTCGAAGGGGAAGGCGCAGTTTTTGGCGTACGACCAGATCGACAAGGCACCTGAAGAGCGGGAGCGCGGTATCACGATCGCGACGGCGCACGTGGAGTACGAGACGGACAAGCGGCACTACGCGCACGTGGACTGTCCCGGCCACGCGGACTACGTGAAGAACATGATCACGGGCGCGGCGCAGATGGACGGGGCGATATTGGTGGTGAGCGCGGCGGACGGCCCGATGCCGCAGACGCGGGAGCACATCCTGTTGGCGCGGCAGGTCGGTGTACCGTACATCGTGGTGTTCATGAACAAGTGCGACATGGTCGACGACAAGGAGTTGCTGGACCTGGTCGAATTGGAAGTTCGCGAGCTGCTGAGCAAGTACAAGTTCCCGGGCGACAAGACGCCGATCATCAAGGGGTCTGCGTTGAAGGCGCTGGAGGGGGACACCGGGGAGCTTGGCGAGCAGGCGATCATGAAGCTGATGGACGCGATCGACGAGTATATACCCGAGCCGCAGCGTCCGGTGGACAAGCCGTTTTTGATGCCGATCGAGGACGTGTTTTCGATATCGGGCCGCGGGACGGTGGTGACGGGTCGTATCGAGCGCGGGATCGTGAAGGTCGGCGAAGAGATCGAGATCGTAGGATTCAAGCCGACGCAGAAGACGGTCATCACGGGGGTCGAGATGTTCCGGAAGCTGCTGGACGAAGGTCGGGCGGGCGACAACATCGGGGCCTTGCTGCGCGGGACGAAGAAGGAAGAAGTGGAGCGCGGGCAGGTATTGGCGAAGCCGGGTTCGATCACGCCGCACAAGAAGTTCAAGGCTGAGGTATACGTTTTGAGCAAGGAAGAGGGCGGGCGCCACACGCCGTTTTTCAAGGGATACCGGCCGCAGTTTTACGTACGGACGACGGACGTGACCGGGATCGTGGAGCTGCCTGCGGGCGTCGAGATGGTGATGCCCGGCGACAACGTGGCGATCACGGTGGAGCTGATCACGCCTGTGGCGGCGATCACGGTGGAGCTGATCACGCCTGTGGCGCTGGAGAAAGAGATGCGGTTCGCGATCCGCGAGGGCGGACGCACCGTCGGCGCGGGCGTCGTCACTGAGATTATTGAATAA